The segment GCCGGCGCCGATGACCGGTCGATGGTCGATGCGCTGGGGGTCGATATCCGCCGGCTGTTCAGCCTGGTCTTCGCGCTGGGCGCCGTGCTGTGCGGGCTGGCCGGGGTGATGACCGCCCCGCTTCTGGCGGTCGAGATCGGCATGGGCGAACGCATCCTGATCACCACCTTCGTCGTCATCGTGGTTGGTGGCGTGGGCTCGGTGCGCGGCGCGCTGATCGGCGCATTGCTGGTCGGCATGGTCGACAGTCTGGGCCGCGCCTATATCCCGATCACGCTCTACGACCTGCTGCCGCCCGAGATCGCGAGCACGCTCGCGGCCGGTCTCGTCTCCGCCAGCATCTATGTGCTGATGGCGGTGATCCTTCTGGTCAGGCCGCGCGGCCTGCTGCCGGCACGCGGATAGGATGCGCCCGATGTCCACGATGCTCTCTGCCACCACCACCGGCGGCGCCACCGGCCCCGGCGCCGCGTCCCGTCGCCTGCTGGTCCATATCATCGCCTTCGTCATCTTCGCTGGCGTGCCGCTGTTCGCGGCCCTGGTGGGCGAGCCGTTCATGATCAGCCTGTTCACCCGCTTTCTGATCTATGCCGTGGCCGCCGTCAGCCTGGATCTGGTGATGGGCTATGGCGCGCTGATCAGCTTCGGCCACGCGGCCTTTTTCGGCCTCGGCGGCTATGTGGTCGGTATCGTCGCCCATCATGGCGCCGAAACCGGCACGCTCTTCGGCATCGCCACCAGCAATTCGGCGCTGATCATCTGGCCCGTGGCGGTGGTGCTGTCGGCGGTGCTGGCGCTGATCATCGGCGGGCTGTCGCTGCGCACCACCGGCGTGCAGTTCATCATGATCACCCTCGCCTTCGGCCAGATGGTCTATTTCCTGCTGGTGTCGCTTGAAGTCTATGGCGGCGATGACGGGCTGCTGATCGGCCAGCGCAACAGCCTGCCGCTGATCGATACCGCCGATCCGGTCAGCTTCTATTACCTGTGTCTTGCCGTGCTGGCCCTGTGGCTGGGGTTCTGCTGGCGGCTGGTCGGCTCGCGCTTCGGCATGGTCCTGCGCGGGTTGAAGCAGAACCAGCGCCGCGCGGTCAATCTGGGCTTCGCGCCACTGCCGCACCGGCTGGCCGCCTTCGTCATCTCGGGCGCCGGCACCGGGCTTG is part of the Tistrella bauzanensis genome and harbors:
- a CDS encoding branched-chain amino acid ABC transporter permease, which translates into the protein MSTMLSATTTGGATGPGAASRRLLVHIIAFVIFAGVPLFAALVGEPFMISLFTRFLIYAVAAVSLDLVMGYGALISFGHAAFFGLGGYVVGIVAHHGAETGTLFGIATSNSALIIWPVAVVLSAVLALIIGGLSLRTTGVQFIMITLAFGQMVYFLLVSLEVYGGDDGLLIGQRNSLPLIDTADPVSFYYLCLAVLALWLGFCWRLVGSRFGMVLRGLKQNQRRAVNLGFAPLPHRLAAFVISGAGTGLAGVLWANYALYVSPDMAAWSKSGEFMSIVILGGVGTLFGPVIGAAVFLGLEQILAIWTEHWMLVMGPVLVAVVLFARRGLYGFLVGDRSHD